The DNA region TAGCCGACGGATGGCACTTCGACGACCGTGGATCTATCGATATGGGTGGACGCATCAAGGTCACTGAAGTGGAGCAGGGGAGTGGCCGTGATTCGTAGTTGCACGGGGCCTTGTGTTGATCGGCTGTTGTGAGTTATACTCCACCGGTGTTGCGCCAGAGAAAAATGGCAACTGTGCTTGTGTGTCTCCTGGGCGTTCGTCATCGGGGCACGCGTTCTAAAGACCCTGAGATCGTTTCCCAATCGAAGCGCGGTACGGCCGGATCGTACGATCCGGTTAGAATAGATAGGCGGCTATTTTCTAGATTCATTAAAGGATAACTTTAGGATTACGATGGTAACATATTATGAAATATCGTTTCGTGCCTAAATTTCTCTGGATTTTCATCATAGATTTCACAGCAGTCCAATCGAAGAGGAAGAACGGCAGTTTACTAACGAACGATAATTAAAGGTAGGCGCCCGTAGCTCAGATGGATAGAGCAAGGGTTTCCTAAACCCTGTGTCGCAGGTTCAAGTCCTGTCGGGCGCACCAGCAACGCTGCTGCCTTGTGAAGGAGTAGACTCTATTATGGCGATGCGGCTTCGTACGAAAAATCCTGATTGGCGCAGTGGGCCATACCGCTTAGGGATGGAAGGCGCGAAGGGTCTTGCGACTCTCGCCGTCGACAGGTGGAAATGGGCTGCCGCAGTGGCTATCGGGCTCTTGATTCTCTCCGCCGCCATTGCTGCCTATTTCGCATGGAACAGCAGGAGTGAAACGAACGCTTCCACCCTGTTGCGTCAGGCAGTTAGCCAACAGAAGAGCACAAATCAGGAGGAGGGTGTTCGCCTGTTGCGTGAGGTGATAAGCCGTTACCCGCGAACTGCCGCCTCTGCCGAGGCCACGCTTCGCCTGGGCGCCCAGTACTACACGACGGGCAAATACGATGAGGCCAGAGCTGTGTACCTCACCTACCTCGGTCAGAACCCAAGGGGTCGAATCGCCTTTTCGGCGGGTATCGGAGCAGGGGATACATATCTGGCGCAGCATCAGTATGAGAAGGCGGCAGAGACATACTCACAGCTTATCGAACAATTCTCTCAGGAGCCTTTGCTCCCTGAGGCGCATCTTCACCTCGCCAAAGCCTACCTTGGGATCAATCGACTGAAGGATGCCGTCGGGCTTTACGAAAAAATCGTCGCAACCTATCCTAATACCGGATGGGCTCAGCGCGCACAGGTCGATTTGAATAAGTTGACCCTCGCTCCCGCCAAATAATCCCCCGTTCCGCAGAGAATAGCGTTCAGCTCAGCCCTCCGTGCTGAAGTCGCCTACAAGCCTTTCGTCCATTCATCAATTCACCCTTGGCTCCCCAGATCGCACCGACCACTAAGCAAGGAGATAGCTTTTCACTACGTCGTATAAGAGAGATTATGTAAACTATAATATTCTACTGGAAGAATGATTACGAGTGCCGTCTGGGAACGTAAACAAAACCTGATAGTGCGGTGGGTCAATCTTGGCAGGGATAACAGTAAAAAAATAAAGCCGTAAGTCGAGAACAAGACGCCTCACATCTTATATTTTCCAAAATCTTCAGGCTTAAGATTTTCTAGCCACTCCTTCCATTTGTCCGTTTCTTCTTTCTCTTCTGAAACCTCAATATTCTTGGCTTGCGCCACGACGTTCTCGGCAACAAAGATCGGAGCGTTTGTGCGTAAAGCTAATGCAATAGCATCGCTCGGTCGAGAGTCGATCTTGATGACGCTCCCGTTGTGATTCAGATCAATAGTCGCATAGAACGTATTCTCTTTAAGATCATTGACAGTAATCTGTTGAACGGTGATACCCAGACCGTCCAGGATGTTCTTGAGCAGGTCATGGGTCATCGGCCGTGGCGTTGAAACCTTTTCGAGTTCCAACGCGATGGCATTCGCTTCAAAGATCCCAACCCAGATCGGCAGCGCGCGGCGCTCATCAGGATCCTTCAAGATCACAATCGGCATATTCGTGATCGGATCCAGCGCAATGCCGCGTACTGTCATCTTAATGAACATCATCCTCTCCTTATTACAAAATCTAGCGGAAGATGGAAGCGAGTTTTCGATAGGTCGCAGCCAGTTCTTCAGGAATGACCTTCGTGTCGGCGACGATAGGCATAAAATTGGTGTCTCCGTTCCAGCGTGGAACAACGTGGACATGAAGATGGTGTTCGACGCCGGCGCCTGCAGCTTTTCCAAGATTCATCCCAATGTTAAAGCCATCCGGATTCATACTCTCTCGCAGAAGCGATGTGCTCCTCGCCGTCGTCTGGATAAGTTCGATCTGTTCTTCCGTAGATAGCCTTGCGAGATCATCGAGATGCCGGTATGGAGCGATCATGACATGTCCCGGATTGTATGGATACAGGTTCATCTGGATAAATACGGATTGTCCCCGATAAAGGATGAGATGCTTTTCGTCTTGCTGAGTCGCTGGTGTTTCACAGAATATGCAGGCCGAGGGCCCCGCGTTCTCCACATACACCATTCTCCACGGCGCCCACAGCGTTTTCATCATACGGCAACCTTTTCATATTCATACCGAGGAATCTTGCATCATCGGCAAAGCGACTGGAAGCCGGAAATGAGAAACGGCCTTCGCTAAATTCAATGTAACATCTCGTCCTCGCGGCCGCAAGACCTTTTCACGCTATTGCGCTGATGGCATACGCCGGCATTGATTCAGCAAAAAGTGAATCGAAATGAGGCCCGCTATCATGAAGCGTATCATATTGGCGGGAGCGGCCCCACGAAATGCGGTGGGCGGTTTCAAAACCAGGGCTAGCTGTCGATGAGTCGCCTCAAATCCTTTCCCGGTTTGAAAAAGGGGATTCGCTTTGGGGGAACGTGAACCGGATCGCCGCTTTGCGGATTACGACCCTGCCGCGCACGTCGTTGCCGAGTACGAAAACTCCCGAAACCGCGGAGTTCGACCTTTCCGTCATCTTCTGAAGCCAGCGCCCTCGCGATGCCTTCGAGGATGGTATCAACGACGATCTCAGTATCTTTCTTGGTCAAACACACCTGGGCAGCAACCAATTCTACCAAATCGGCCTTTGTCATAGCTGACAACTCCTCTGCATTCAGGAACTGTATCGATCCGATAGATATGATTCAATTACCAGAGAAGATAGCTCACAGAGAGCGTTGAGGGTGGATAGATCGGCAAATCGATATCAAATAGACTCAGACCACCACGCAGCAGATCAATAAGAAAAGGTCCTCGCTTCCGCTCCTGAATCACGGTCGGTTTTCCAGGAATCCCAGCCAGCGCACCTGCCCGTTCGATTGCGTCCTGAAGATTGCCGAGTTGGTCTACCAATCCCAGCGATTGCGCCTCTCGTCCGCTGAAGATCCGTCCGTCTGCTATTACCTCGACCTGTTTCCGATCAATTTGCCTGCCTTTGGCCACCACATCTATAAACTGGCTATGTACATCGTCCAGCATCCCTTGAAGGATCTGGCGCTCGGCATCAGTCATCTCGCGAGTGGGGGAGGCAAGGTCCTTGTGCGAACCGCTCTTGACGACGACGGACTTTACCCCGATTTTTTGCAAGAGGCCGGAGATGTTCGGAATCTGAAGCAGAACCCCTATGCTTCCGGTAATAGAGCCGGGATTAGCCAGAATAAGATCCGCCGCGCTCGCGACATAATATCCGCCTGATGCGGCCACACTCCCCATCGAGGCAACGACAGGCGTCTTATCGACCTGACGAATCTTGAGAATCTCTTCATGAATCTCTTGAGACGGGGCTACACCGCCTCCAGGACTGTTAATTCTGATGACAATAGCCTTGACGGAGGGGTTCGTTCGGTATTTTTCGAGCTGCTCGATAACCTCCTTTGAATCCAGGATGACCCCTTCGATCGTAATCAGCGCGACCTTACTTCCGCCTAACCGGTCCCATCTGCCAAGCGAGAAGGCCAAACTGAACAGGAACAGCAAGCTGACGAACACCGCGACGCTTACGATTACCCACGTCCGTTTCATCGCCTCACTCGTCTCTACCAGGTCTCCCGCTCACGTGTGCGTTACTCGCCGACAGGTCCCTCTTCCTGGTGATCTGGTGGGCCCTGATCCGGGGCCGCCTGATCACCAGTATCGCTCGGAGCATGCTGGCTATCCAGATAGGCGCGAAGGCTCAGCCCGAGCTTACGCTCATTAGCATCCAATTTGATGATCCTGAGGGAAAGCTCTTGATCGACAGCGACGACATCCGCAGGTTTCGCGACCCGTTCATGACTCAGTTCAGAGATATGGAGCAGTCCTTCGACTCCGTCCTCCAATTCGACAAAGGCCCCGAAATCGGTCAGACGAACTACCTTCGCCTTCACATCCATACCGACGCGGTACTTATCGAGAACCGTAGATTGCCAGGGGTCAGGCTGGCTCTGCTTGAGACCGAGGGAGATTCGACGATTCGTCTTATCGGTGTGCAAGACAACCGCCTCAACTTTATCCCCTCGCTTCAAGACCTCGGAAGGATGACGAACTCGCTTGGTCCACGACATGTCGGACACATGAATCAGTCCATCAATCCCTTCGTCAAGCTCAACGAACGCTCCGAAATCGGTCAGGTTTCTGACGGTCCCTTCGACACGCGTCCCCACCGGGTAGCTTTCTTCGATCGACAACCATGGGTTGGGTTCGATCTGACGCATGCCCAGAGAGATCCGTTTATTGGCCTTATCCACATCCAAAACCACAACCTCGATAGAGTCTCCAACGGAAACGATCTTAGAGGGGTGTTTGACCCGCTGCGTCCAGGACATCTCGGAGATATGAACCAGCCCTTCGATCCCCTCACCGAGCTCAACGAAGGCGCCATAATCGGTCAAGCTTACTACCTTACCTTGAACGCGGGAGCCGATCGGAAACCGCTGATCGACATCCCCCCAAGGATCCTTCAGGCGCTGCTTATGGCCAAGAGAGACCCGCTCCGCCGCTCTGTCAAACTTCAGGACGACGACCTCGATCTCATCACCGACAGCAAAGAGTTCGGAGGGATGACCAACGCGGCCCCAGGACATGTCGGTAATATGCAGCAAACCGTCCAACCCGCCGAGGTCGATGAACGCGCCGTACTCGGTAATATTCTTGACCTTACCGCGTATAACTTTCCCCTCCTCCAACGATTGTAAGGTTCTATCCTTGAGGGTTCGCCGCTCTTCTTCAAGCAACTCCCGCCGGGACAACACGATATTGCCTCGACGCTGGTTTAATTTGATGACTTTCATCGGGAAGCTCTTCCCGATCAACCGATCGAGGTCGCGGACGGGCCGCAAATCAACTTGCGAACCGGGGAGAAAGGCTCGTACGCCGATATCCACCGTCAGGCCCCCCTTCGTGCGGCCTAGAATCATTCCATTGACCACATCGCCATTCTCATAGGCCTGCCGAATATCGTCCCAGATTTTAGTCTTCTCCGCCTTCTCTCTCGAGAGGACAATGAGGCCGTCGTTATCCTCTTTCTGCTCCAGGTAGACATCGACGATATCGCCAACCTTGATCGTGATTTCTCCAGAGGGCGTCCGGAACTCCTTGATCGGTATAACTCCTTCAGACTTGTAGCCGATATCGATCAGAACTGTATCGTTTCTGATCTCCAGCACGGTCCCTCTGACGATCTCCCCCTCGGTGATTTCCCGCATACTCTCGGCATACAGATCGACTAAGTCCTGGGGGTGCTCTTGAGCGTAAAGCTCACGATCCAGTTCGTCCATCGATGCGTACACAGCCTCTTCCACCTTGTCCGTCTCAGAAATCATACCCGTTAGTTCCTCCTTTTGATAAGACACTTACCCTCGTCACGCGCGTCCATCAACCTCTCGCTTCTTTGTCGACGTAACGTCTCCTGAAGCGCAAGTCCGAACATCACCTGATCGAGAACCGCTCTCTGATTAAGTCTTCAGGGCGGCGATTTTCTCCATAATGGTCTGACTGAACAGCTCGGCCTGGTCTTGTCTTTTCCCTATTTGTCCCTCGGCAAACCGCAATGGCGTCCCGAACTTTATAACGATTCGATGCGGCCTGGGAAACCATGCGCCCCTGGGGAGCACCTTCCCCGTTCCCTGATGTAACACTGGAACCACCGGTGCGCCCGTTCGCGCCGCAATGAGCCCGATCCCGGGCTTGGCAGGTCGCAACTCAATTCCATCTCCGCGCGTCCCTTCAGGAAACATTGCGACGACCTCTCCTGCTTCCAAAAGGGAGGTCGCCTGCTTAAAGGCCTGCAGGTTGATTCGGGTCCGATCGATTGGAAAAGTACCGAACTGCCGAAGCAGCCAACCAAACACGGGAAAACGGAACAACTCCTTTTTAGCCATAAAACGGACCGGACGCCGAACCGAGACCATAATGATAATGGGATCGATAAAGCTTACGTGATTTGCCGCCAGGATCGTTGGGCCAGTACGGGGAATAAACTCTTCCCCCTCGATATGGAGGCGGAATGCGACCTTTGCGATGCCGAGGCACAAAAAACGACCCGTGATAGAAACGGATCGAGCGATCGCCCTTTTGAGAGAAAGGCCCAGAAAAAAAGCAACTCTCATGATATAGGATTATCTCCCGCAAAGGCAAGAACAAATTCAGCTCACTCACGTGAAGCCTTTTCAGGCAGCCACCTTCCGTCTGATTTCCTCTTCCATCACATCAACAACCTGAGGAGCAAGTAAATCACTTGTGTCGATCGTGACGGCCTCATCCGCCCTTCGCAATGGCGAGGCGCATCGATTCATATCTCGTGCATCTCGCGCCTCAATCTCTTCGGCAAGTTTATCCACTGCTCGGGTAACGCCCGCAGCTTGCGCCTCAAGGTAACGACGTTTCGCACGCTCCCCTAAACGAGCCGTGAGATAGAATTTTACATCAGCATCCGGGAAGACGACCGTACCGATGTCGCGCCCGTCCATGACGATCCCTCCCTGCTCTGCCATTCGTCGCTGCTGTGCGACCATTACAGAACGAACGCTTGGGTGGATCGAGATTCTTGAGGACGCCTGTTCTACCTCGCGCTCTCTAATCTGCCGGCTGACTTCCTGTCCATCCACAAGAATCAATTCTCGATCATCCAACGACTCAAGAGCAATACAGGTTTCATCGGCCAGCCGCCGCAGGCATTGCTCATCGTCCAGATCCAGACCCTCCCGCAACGCCTTCCACGACAGCGCACGATACATGGCCCCGCTGTCGATATAACGATATCCCAGCCGCTTGGCCAGCAGGCGCGCCGCCGTACTTTTTCCGGCTCCCACAGGTCCGTCAATGGCAATAATAAGACAGTCTTTCGTTCTT from Candidatus Methylomirabilis tolerans includes:
- a CDS encoding bifunctional nuclease family protein, with the translated sequence MFIKMTVRGIALDPITNMPIVILKDPDERRALPIWVGIFEANAIALELEKVSTPRPMTHDLLKNILDGLGITVQQITVNDLKENTFYATIDLNHNGSVIKIDSRPSDAIALALRTNAPIFVAENVVAQAKNIEVSEEKEETDKWKEWLENLKPEDFGKYKM
- a CDS encoding 30S ribosomal protein S1 produces the protein MISETDKVEEAVYASMDELDRELYAQEHPQDLVDLYAESMREITEGEIVRGTVLEIRNDTVLIDIGYKSEGVIPIKEFRTPSGEITIKVGDIVDVYLEQKEDNDGLIVLSREKAEKTKIWDDIRQAYENGDVVNGMILGRTKGGLTVDIGVRAFLPGSQVDLRPVRDLDRLIGKSFPMKVIKLNQRRGNIVLSRRELLEEERRTLKDRTLQSLEEGKVIRGKVKNITEYGAFIDLGGLDGLLHITDMSWGRVGHPSELFAVGDEIEVVVLKFDRAAERVSLGHKQRLKDPWGDVDQRFPIGSRVQGKVVSLTDYGAFVELGEGIEGLVHISEMSWTQRVKHPSKIVSVGDSIEVVVLDVDKANKRISLGMRQIEPNPWLSIEESYPVGTRVEGTVRNLTDFGAFVELDEGIDGLIHVSDMSWTKRVRHPSEVLKRGDKVEAVVLHTDKTNRRISLGLKQSQPDPWQSTVLDKYRVGMDVKAKVVRLTDFGAFVELEDGVEGLLHISELSHERVAKPADVVAVDQELSLRIIKLDANERKLGLSLRAYLDSQHAPSDTGDQAAPDQGPPDHQEEGPVGE
- a CDS encoding tetratricopeptide repeat protein; translation: MAMRLRTKNPDWRSGPYRLGMEGAKGLATLAVDRWKWAAAVAIGLLILSAAIAAYFAWNSRSETNASTLLRQAVSQQKSTNQEEGVRLLREVISRYPRTAASAEATLRLGAQYYTTGKYDEARAVYLTYLGQNPRGRIAFSAGIGAGDTYLAQHQYEKAAETYSQLIEQFSQEPLLPEAHLHLAKAYLGINRLKDAVGLYEKIVATYPNTGWAQRAQVDLNKLTLAPAK
- the cmk gene encoding (d)CMP kinase: MRRTKDCLIIAIDGPVGAGKSTAARLLAKRLGYRYIDSGAMYRALSWKALREGLDLDDEQCLRRLADETCIALESLDDRELILVDGQEVSRQIREREVEQASSRISIHPSVRSVMVAQQRRMAEQGGIVMDGRDIGTVVFPDADVKFYLTARLGERAKRRYLEAQAAGVTRAVDKLAEEIEARDARDMNRCASPLRRADEAVTIDTSDLLAPQVVDVMEEEIRRKVAA
- a CDS encoding HIT domain-containing protein, coding for MKTLWAPWRMVYVENAGPSACIFCETPATQQDEKHLILYRGQSVFIQMNLYPYNPGHVMIAPYRHLDDLARLSTEEQIELIQTTARSTSLLRESMNPDGFNIGMNLGKAAGAGVEHHLHVHVVPRWNGDTNFMPIVADTKVIPEELAATYRKLASIFR
- a CDS encoding 1-acyl-sn-glycerol-3-phosphate acyltransferase gives rise to the protein MRVAFFLGLSLKRAIARSVSITGRFLCLGIAKVAFRLHIEGEEFIPRTGPTILAANHVSFIDPIIIMVSVRRPVRFMAKKELFRFPVFGWLLRQFGTFPIDRTRINLQAFKQATSLLEAGEVVAMFPEGTRGDGIELRPAKPGIGLIAARTGAPVVPVLHQGTGKVLPRGAWFPRPHRIVIKFGTPLRFAEGQIGKRQDQAELFSQTIMEKIAALKT
- the sppA gene encoding signal peptide peptidase SppA; the encoded protein is MKRTWVIVSVAVFVSLLFLFSLAFSLGRWDRLGGSKVALITIEGVILDSKEVIEQLEKYRTNPSVKAIVIRINSPGGGVAPSQEIHEEILKIRQVDKTPVVASMGSVAASGGYYVASAADLILANPGSITGSIGVLLQIPNISGLLQKIGVKSVVVKSGSHKDLASPTREMTDAERQILQGMLDDVHSQFIDVVAKGRQIDRKQVEVIADGRIFSGREAQSLGLVDQLGNLQDAIERAGALAGIPGKPTVIQERKRGPFLIDLLRGGLSLFDIDLPIYPPSTLSVSYLLW
- a CDS encoding integration host factor subunit beta, with product MTKADLVELVAAQVCLTKKDTEIVVDTILEGIARALASEDDGKVELRGFGSFRTRQRRARQGRNPQSGDPVHVPPKRIPFFKPGKDLRRLIDS